In Methanomicrobium antiquum, one DNA window encodes the following:
- the nifB gene encoding nitrogenase cofactor biosynthesis protein NifB, whose protein sequence is MSKNEYPTAKIDGKDVPYDPEQLRKINEHPCYSEKACHTSGRMHLPVAPKCNIQCNYCVRDFDCVNESRPGVCSTVLKPEETLELVEKALKQFPYIKVIGIAGPGEPLANEETFDTLKLLKENYPTPIKCLSTNGLLLPEKIDELEKYGVGNLTITLNAIDPAIGEKIYSFVEWEGKKLHGREAAEKLLSQQLKGIKMAIDKKMLVKINTVYIPGINDHHIVDIARKAGEMGVFTYNLIPVIPQYKFKDIVPPTLAEKKNMQDKCSPYVKQMRHCQRCRSDAIGKLGQDVQGCLYSKE, encoded by the coding sequence ATGAGCAAAAATGAATATCCAACAGCCAAAATTGACGGCAAAGATGTACCATATGATCCCGAACAGCTTAGAAAAATAAATGAACATCCCTGCTATAGTGAAAAAGCCTGCCACACCTCCGGCAGAATGCACCTTCCTGTAGCACCAAAATGCAACATCCAGTGTAATTATTGTGTTCGTGATTTTGATTGTGTAAATGAAAGCCGCCCCGGTGTTTGCAGTACTGTATTAAAGCCTGAAGAGACGCTTGAACTGGTAGAAAAGGCCTTAAAGCAGTTTCCATATATAAAAGTTATAGGTATCGCAGGTCCGGGAGAACCTCTTGCAAATGAAGAAACCTTTGATACATTAAAACTCTTAAAAGAAAATTACCCGACACCAATTAAATGCCTGAGTACCAACGGCCTTCTTCTTCCTGAAAAGATTGATGAACTTGAAAAATATGGTGTTGGCAATCTGACAATTACGCTAAATGCAATTGACCCTGCTATCGGAGAAAAGATTTATTCATTTGTTGAATGGGAAGGAAAAAAGCTTCATGGAAGAGAAGCGGCAGAAAAACTTCTTTCGCAACAGCTTAAAGGCATAAAAATGGCTATAGACAAAAAGATGCTTGTAAAGATAAATACAGTCTATATCCCCGGCATTAATGATCACCATATTGTTGACATTGCAAGAAAAGCAGGAGAGATGGGAGTTTTCACATACAATCTTATTCCCGTAATACCGCAGTACAAATTCAAGGATATTGTACCTCCTACTCTTGCAGAGAAAAAGAATATGCAGGATAAATGCTCGCCTTATGTCAAACAGATGAGACATTGTCAGCGGTGCAGATCAGATGCAATTGGAAAACTGGGCCAGGATGTTCAGGGTTGCCTTTACAGTAAAGAATAA
- a CDS encoding cytochrome c biogenesis protein CcdA, whose amino-acid sequence MLFNCKRATIAIICLFFLAGLMPALGSADSADDEFFSGHEYSGVSNTTITVFYNKYCSACHRAIPTIEEINKKYPKVTTEFYDTYDSTANLTLLYDYADYYGISYPAYPIVFAGDSVVLQGTFSINENLEDVLKALDSGAIPDIEYEKKWTDNGEEKEEIKSKNSDEITILIVAVAGLIDGINPCAFAVLIFLLISLLSAKSRINLLVTGVFYIFAVFLFYILAGVGLMSFVRISGITYYFGIFAGIIAIFAGIINISDGILKNSSLSLSIPKNFKDKLGKTSRNISIPVAFILGLMVGIFELPCTGGIYLAVISLISSEMTLYQGLPYLILYNFFFILPLILITVAVYFGMSPKVIDRFRITNKKIMKIAMGAILIFIGIAVLLFQI is encoded by the coding sequence ATGCTTTTCAATTGTAAAAGAGCAACAATTGCGATTATTTGCCTTTTTTTCCTTGCCGGATTAATGCCTGCTTTAGGATCTGCTGATTCTGCAGATGATGAATTTTTTTCCGGTCATGAATATTCAGGCGTTTCAAATACAACAATTACTGTTTTTTACAATAAATACTGCAGTGCATGCCACAGGGCAATTCCAACAATTGAAGAGATTAATAAGAAGTACCCAAAAGTTACGACAGAGTTCTATGATACGTATGATTCAACCGCAAATCTAACGCTCTTATATGATTATGCGGACTATTATGGGATTTCATATCCTGCATACCCTATAGTTTTTGCAGGAGACAGTGTTGTCCTGCAAGGCACCTTTTCTATAAATGAAAACTTAGAAGATGTCCTAAAAGCGCTTGACTCCGGTGCCATACCTGACATTGAATATGAAAAAAAATGGACAGACAATGGTGAAGAGAAGGAAGAAATTAAATCAAAAAATTCAGATGAAATAACTATATTAATAGTTGCAGTTGCAGGTCTGATTGATGGAATTAACCCATGCGCTTTTGCCGTTTTAATATTTCTTTTAATATCACTTTTATCAGCAAAATCACGAATAAATCTGCTGGTGACGGGCGTTTTCTACATATTTGCTGTTTTTTTGTTTTATATCCTGGCCGGTGTCGGACTTATGAGTTTTGTCCGGATTTCCGGAATTACATATTACTTTGGAATATTTGCCGGAATTATTGCAATATTTGCAGGTATCATAAATATCTCTGATGGAATTTTAAAAAATTCTTCTCTTTCACTTTCAATACCAAAAAATTTCAAAGATAAATTAGGAAAAACAAGCAGGAATATTTCAATTCCTGTAGCTTTCATTCTTGGATTGATGGTTGGAATATTTGAGCTTCCATGCACCGGGGGAATATATCTTGCAGTTATCAGCCTGATTTCGTCAGAGATGACATTATACCAGGGGTTGCCATATCTTATATTGTACAATTTCTTTTTTATTCTTCCGCTGATTCTGATAACAGTCGCAGTATATTTTGGCATGTCACCAAAAGTCATCGACAGATTCCGTATAACTAATAAAAAAATAATGAAGATTGCAATGGGGGCAATATTGATTTTTATTGGAATTGCCGTTCTTTTATTCCAGATTTAA
- a CDS encoding DUF4013 domain-containing protein, producing the protein MGKDIIGKAFSSTGEGFVGEWTKWILLIVCSLIQSITFGIVPLLNGYILRIFSADNKAPEIDSWGKMFVDGWKFNIVCLLYMIPAIIIAVVFGLFALVPVLGAVALGNPEELMALFGIFTGIAITGVVMLIMALFMFMGLVRLGKTNKIGEAFNFGEITKTIGSGAGWLGYIGYCVLLWILLVLYILIVSALNFIPFLGMIVGIIVTPLVWVFIAYYLKNVYEAKD; encoded by the coding sequence ATGGGTAAAGATATTATTGGCAAAGCATTTTCCAGCACTGGTGAGGGCTTTGTAGGAGAATGGACAAAGTGGATTTTATTGATTGTATGCTCTCTTATTCAGAGCATTACATTTGGAATTGTTCCACTTCTAAACGGTTATATTCTAAGAATTTTTTCAGCAGATAATAAAGCGCCTGAAATTGACAGCTGGGGCAAAATGTTTGTTGATGGCTGGAAGTTCAACATTGTCTGCCTGCTTTATATGATTCCGGCAATAATCATTGCAGTTGTATTTGGTCTTTTTGCACTGGTTCCTGTTTTGGGAGCCGTGGCTTTGGGAAATCCCGAAGAGTTAATGGCATTATTCGGCATTTTCACCGGTATTGCAATAACCGGTGTTGTAATGCTTATTATGGCTCTTTTCATGTTCATGGGTCTTGTGCGCCTTGGAAAAACAAACAAGATTGGAGAAGCGTTCAACTTTGGTGAAATTACAAAAACGATTGGCAGTGGCGCAGGATGGCTTGGATATATAGGCTACTGTGTTCTTTTATGGATTCTCCTTGTTCTCTATATTCTTATTGTTTCAGCACTGAACTTTATCCCGTTCCTTGGAATGATAGTAGGAATTATTGTTACACCACTGGTCTGGGTATTCATTGCATATTACCTGAAAAATGTCTACGAAGCCAAAGATTAA
- a CDS encoding threonine--tRNA ligase, with the protein MRLLLIHSDNIKYIAQKKTPVAEEEVILEDSLDEALTVFCAVESVDEENIPYIISKTKEEILGTVEKLGVKNVMIYPYAHLSSDLSAPKTAIEVLKGIEEACKQDKSLNVRRAPFGWYKAFTLSCKGHPLSELSKTIVPEEEAEKTEKKNIIHNFFVLTPKGEKKDYRDFVDDSPLGKLIKKETGMGVEQGGDPLHVELMRSKELVDYEPLSDVGHHRWMPRGKIVRDLLSDYVLNLVLDYGGMPVETPVMYDLGNSAINEHAAKFGERQYRFKSGNRNMMLRFAACFGMFSIMHDMHISPNNLPMKMYELSTYSFRHEQKGECIGLKRLRAFTMPDMHSMCADMAQTLKCFEEQLVIGWQTGKDFEYPLAGVFRCTEDFYKENEGWVKKIVQMSDAPMLIETLSDRVHYWIAKVDLAAIDGQGRPIENPTVQIDVESAKRFDISYYNTQNELVYPPIIHCSPTGSIERVICALLENTASQTVPMLPVWLSPTQVRVVPVAERHLDFAEKVCTEINASDIRCDIDDREESVGKKVREAGMDWVPYVAVIGDSETESKKLTVTIRKESEPKKPVKIECSAEELISRLKDECRGYPVRALYTPKKLSMKPRFI; encoded by the coding sequence ATGCGACTTTTGTTGATTCATTCTGACAATATAAAATACATAGCACAGAAAAAAACCCCTGTTGCTGAGGAAGAAGTAATACTTGAGGATTCACTTGATGAAGCGCTGACTGTTTTTTGCGCTGTTGAGTCAGTCGATGAAGAAAATATTCCATATATTATTTCAAAGACAAAAGAAGAAATTCTGGGTACGGTTGAGAAGCTTGGAGTAAAAAATGTGATGATTTACCCGTATGCTCATCTGTCAAGTGATCTTTCTGCACCAAAGACTGCGATTGAAGTTTTAAAAGGCATTGAAGAGGCATGTAAGCAGGATAAGTCCTTAAATGTAAGACGCGCACCTTTTGGCTGGTATAAGGCATTTACACTATCCTGCAAGGGTCATCCGCTATCTGAGCTTTCAAAGACAATCGTTCCTGAAGAAGAAGCAGAAAAAACCGAAAAAAAGAATATCATTCATAATTTCTTTGTTCTTACTCCAAAAGGAGAGAAGAAAGACTACAGGGATTTTGTCGATGATTCTCCTCTTGGAAAACTCATCAAAAAAGAAACCGGTATGGGTGTAGAACAGGGAGGGGATCCGCTTCATGTCGAACTTATGCGCTCCAAAGAACTTGTAGACTATGAACCTTTATCTGATGTTGGTCATCACCGCTGGATGCCACGCGGAAAAATTGTGAGGGATCTCCTCTCTGATTATGTCTTAAATCTTGTTTTGGATTATGGCGGAATGCCGGTTGAGACTCCGGTTATGTATGACCTTGGAAACTCTGCAATAAATGAGCATGCCGCCAAATTCGGAGAGAGACAGTATAGGTTCAAATCCGGAAACCGCAATATGATGCTTCGTTTTGCCGCCTGTTTTGGAATGTTTTCGATAATGCATGATATGCACATTTCTCCAAACAATCTGCCAATGAAGATGTATGAACTCTCAACATACTCCTTCCGTCACGAACAAAAAGGTGAGTGCATCGGACTTAAACGTCTTCGTGCCTTTACAATGCCTGATATGCACTCAATGTGTGCTGATATGGCACAGACGCTGAAATGCTTTGAAGAACAGCTTGTAATCGGATGGCAGACCGGAAAAGACTTTGAATATCCGCTCGCCGGAGTCTTCCGCTGTACAGAGGACTTCTATAAGGAAAATGAGGGATGGGTCAAAAAGATTGTTCAAATGTCTGATGCTCCGATGCTTATCGAAACTTTATCTGACAGGGTTCACTACTGGATTGCAAAAGTTGATCTGGCGGCAATTGACGGTCAGGGAAGACCGATTGAAAACCCGACAGTCCAGATCGATGTTGAGAGTGCAAAACGCTTTGATATCAGCTATTACAACACCCAAAATGAACTTGTGTATCCGCCTATTATACACTGTTCACCTACCGGTTCAATAGAGCGTGTAATATGCGCTCTTTTAGAGAACACCGCATCACAAACTGTTCCAATGCTTCCTGTCTGGCTTTCACCAACCCAGGTGAGAGTTGTACCTGTTGCAGAGCGTCACCTTGATTTTGCTGAAAAAGTCTGCACAGAAATCAATGCTTCTGATATAAGATGTGATATTGATGATCGTGAGGAAAGTGTTGGCAAAAAGGTAAGGGAAGCAGGAATGGACTGGGTTCCGTATGTCGCAGTTATTGGCGATAGTGAAACCGAATCAAAAAAACTCACAGTTACGATAAGAAAAGAATCTGAACCCAAAAAGCCGGTTAAAATTGAATGCAGTGCAGAAGAGCTTATTAGTCGTTTAAAAGATGAATGCAGGGGATATCCTGTAAGGGCTCTTTACACTCCAAAGAAACTTTCTATGAAACCAAGATTTATCTAA
- the dcd gene encoding dCTP deaminase produces MILVDWQIKDRIERGFIGISPYDSKFIQPNSLDIRLGRHFVWYEKSDEIIDPYDGDSIKSGVSEKTADYIDIHPGMFVLAETLETITLPDNIVSTIEGKSSIARLGITLHQTGGWIDAGFSGTITLEIANVNQRPVRLYAGMPVGQLVFYTTERSLNPYGSKGDAKYLHQKNATLSRYYENKKQDAVL; encoded by the coding sequence ATGATCCTTGTTGACTGGCAGATTAAAGATCGTATCGAAAGGGGTTTTATTGGCATAAGTCCGTATGATTCAAAATTCATACAGCCCAATTCCCTTGATATACGTCTTGGCAGACATTTTGTCTGGTACGAAAAAAGTGACGAAATAATTGATCCATATGACGGGGATTCAATAAAGTCCGGTGTTTCTGAAAAGACCGCTGATTATATTGATATACATCCCGGAATGTTTGTTCTTGCAGAAACACTTGAGACAATCACACTTCCTGATAATATTGTCTCTACTATTGAGGGAAAAAGCAGTATTGCACGTCTTGGCATCACACTTCATCAGACTGGCGGATGGATTGATGCCGGTTTTTCAGGTACAATAACTTTAGAGATTGCAAATGTCAATCAAAGGCCGGTACGTCTTTATGCAGGAATGCCTGTCGGCCAGCTTGTCTTTTATACAACAGAGCGGTCATTAAATCCATATGGTTCCAAAGGCGATGCAAAATATCTGCATCAGAAAAATGCCACCCTGTCGCGCTATTATGAAAACAAAAAACAGGATGCCGTACTATAA
- a CDS encoding RNA methyltransferase: MPEIEIVLCEPLYEGNIGFTARVMKNFGFSNLTLINPPEIGDEAIARSSHARDVLENANHVASLDDVIKKSNALVATTGEISKSVTTSMRMPYYTPSELRDIVSKINGRVSIIFGRENWGLSNEEIEKCDIICTIPTSHIYPIVNISHAVGILAYELANLPRGDYSVASRIEMDSLYDHFDNFLDIISHPDYKRENTRNMIRRIFGRTALTTREASTLHGLLRRAENLIDLKERDLKNFKTDNKKE, translated from the coding sequence ATGCCTGAAATTGAAATTGTTCTTTGTGAACCTCTTTATGAGGGAAATATTGGTTTTACAGCAAGGGTAATGAAAAACTTCGGTTTTTCTAACCTGACTCTTATTAATCCTCCTGAAATTGGTGATGAGGCCATCGCACGGTCATCACATGCAAGAGATGTTTTGGAAAATGCAAATCATGTGGCATCACTTGATGACGTGATAAAAAAAAGCAATGCTCTTGTCGCAACAACAGGTGAAATTTCAAAAAGTGTAACAACATCTATGCGCATGCCTTACTACACTCCTTCTGAATTAAGAGATATTGTTTCAAAAATAAACGGGCGCGTTTCAATAATTTTCGGGCGCGAAAACTGGGGCCTTTCAAACGAAGAAATTGAAAAGTGCGATATAATCTGCACAATTCCAACATCTCATATATATCCGATTGTCAATATCTCACATGCTGTCGGAATTCTGGCATATGAGCTTGCAAATCTTCCAAGGGGTGATTATAGTGTTGCTTCAAGGATTGAGATGGACTCATTGTATGACCATTTCGACAATTTCCTTGACATAATCAGTCATCCTGACTATAAACGGGAGAATACCCGAAACATGATAAGAAGAATTTTTGGAAGAACCGCGCTTACAACACGTGAGGCATCAACACTGCATGGTCTGCTGAGGCGTGCTGAAAACTTAATAGATTTAAAAGAAAGAGATTTGAAAAATTTTAAAACCGATAATAAAAAAGAATAA
- a CDS encoding phosphoglycerol geranylgeranyltransferase, which produces MKNDWKNWKHITKLDPDKEMPKESVEDIVTSGTDALMLSGTLNVTKENLTHLREQVKEYGVPMVIEPADPSGAIFDGVEGLFVPSVLNTPDTTWIVGKHEYWVKKDKAIKWDMVVPEAYIVLNPDSSVGRVTKALCDLSVEDVCAFAKVADKYFRFPVVYLEYSGTYGKPEIVKAVSETVEDSVLYYGGGIDSKEKASEMAKYADTIVVGNAVYDKGAKTLKETVDAVL; this is translated from the coding sequence ATGAAAAACGACTGGAAAAACTGGAAGCATATAACAAAGCTTGATCCTGATAAGGAAATGCCAAAAGAATCTGTTGAGGATATTGTTACAAGCGGTACTGATGCACTTATGCTGTCTGGAACATTAAATGTCACAAAAGAAAATCTGACTCATCTTAGAGAGCAGGTAAAAGAATACGGTGTCCCAATGGTGATAGAACCTGCAGATCCAAGCGGAGCTATTTTTGATGGTGTCGAGGGTCTTTTTGTTCCAAGTGTTCTAAACACTCCTGATACAACATGGATTGTTGGAAAACATGAATACTGGGTTAAAAAAGATAAGGCAATAAAGTGGGATATGGTTGTTCCTGAAGCATATATTGTATTGAATCCTGACTCGTCTGTTGGTAGGGTAACAAAAGCTTTATGCGACCTTAGTGTTGAAGACGTCTGTGCATTTGCTAAAGTTGCTGATAAATATTTCAGATTCCCTGTTGTATATCTTGAATATTCAGGAACATACGGAAAACCTGAAATTGTAAAGGCAGTCTCAGAAACTGTCGAAGATTCGGTTCTTTATTATGGCGGCGGTATTGATTCAAAAGAGAAAGCCTCTGAAATGGCAAAATATGCAGATACAATTGTAGTTGGAAACGCTGTTTATGATAAAGGAGCAAAGACTCTTAAAGAAACAGTAGATGCCGTTTTATAA
- a CDS encoding DNA topoisomerase I encodes MHLIIAEKNIAAQRIAGFLAGTSKLTSDKTGGVNSYHFNDSVAIGLRGHVVEVDFEEGYSNWRSEVHTPRTLIDAGMIKKPTEKKIISLIKKYAKKATLVTIATDYDREGELIGKEAYEIVRSANKDVRINRAIFSAITRQEILSAFDNPTEIDFNLASAGETRQEIDLVWGASLTRFISIAAKRGGNNILSVGRVQSPTLSMIVEREREIDSFIPQPYWMLGLITEKNSIEIEARHTNGKFWVYDEAKTAKSATKEPLLVKEVREGTKNDSAPTPFDTTAFIVAAGRIGLSASNAMRIAEELYMNGFISYPRTDNTIYPPSLDLNEILSELKRTPFVKDVEWISENRRKEPTRGKKSSTDHPPIHPAGAAKPSQMNEQAWKVYELVVRRFLATLSPDARWKTMKILFDAGGEEYTSTGQKLETEGYRHVYTYSQAKDQILPDLSKGETLPIKEIVLEEKETQPPPRYSQSRLIQQMEELGLGTKSTRHDVIGKLVSRRYVEESPLKPTLVGKAVTDTLEEFAAHITKPDMTQTLESHMEDIKKGTRSKEIVVEESKKMLHEIFDELEANEENIGNEIMDRTAEERIIGKCPVCGHSLMIRSSKGMAQFIGCTAYPDCSFNIGLPSAQWGKAIKEDNVCETHGLNYVRLIRKGSRPWDIGCPLCNHISSNLESLRLMPSITEKLIDKLHSVHIYSVYEIANMDKSILEEKLEINSQISEMLKKDAEDILELLRKRSELRKFVRKIIPPRKGRSHAKVLNAVIDSGINSIEDLSKSNEKILLKMHLSEQEAETLLYEAKSVTNKELLRNYGVPAVSLKKYFEAGFISPDDFCNIHPAYLSLKTGLNIETVFKHVNLVCSNMGVKTPEKISKKAFESGKEELLSINGIGESMIEKLFFAGITDINMLKNADSSVLTQKTGLSEEKIQKIQAEC; translated from the coding sequence ATGCACCTTATCATAGCTGAAAAGAATATTGCGGCACAGAGAATCGCCGGTTTTTTGGCCGGCACCAGCAAGTTAACTTCTGACAAAACAGGCGGTGTAAACTCATATCATTTCAATGATTCAGTTGCAATAGGTCTCCGCGGCCATGTTGTAGAGGTGGATTTTGAAGAGGGCTACTCTAACTGGCGATCTGAGGTGCATACTCCAAGAACTCTTATCGATGCCGGAATGATTAAAAAACCGACAGAGAAAAAAATAATCTCTTTAATTAAAAAATACGCAAAAAAAGCGACTCTTGTTACAATTGCAACCGATTATGATCGTGAAGGAGAGTTGATCGGAAAAGAGGCATATGAGATTGTAAGATCTGCAAACAAAGATGTAAGAATAAACAGAGCGATTTTTAGTGCAATCACAAGACAGGAAATTTTGAGTGCATTTGACAATCCAACTGAAATAGATTTCAATCTTGCATCCGCAGGTGAGACAAGACAGGAAATTGATCTTGTATGGGGTGCGTCACTAACCCGTTTTATCAGCATTGCCGCAAAAAGGGGCGGTAACAACATATTAAGTGTCGGCCGTGTGCAAAGTCCTACTCTTAGTATGATAGTTGAAAGGGAAAGGGAAATTGATTCTTTTATCCCACAGCCATACTGGATGCTTGGGCTAATAACGGAAAAAAACAGTATCGAAATAGAGGCAAGGCACACTAATGGCAAATTCTGGGTTTATGATGAAGCCAAAACTGCAAAGTCAGCTACCAAAGAGCCTCTTTTGGTAAAAGAAGTACGTGAGGGAACAAAGAATGATTCTGCTCCTACACCATTTGATACAACAGCTTTTATTGTAGCGGCAGGCCGGATTGGACTTAGTGCATCTAATGCAATGAGGATTGCAGAAGAGCTTTACATGAACGGTTTTATCTCATATCCAAGAACTGATAATACAATATATCCTCCATCCCTTGATTTAAATGAGATATTATCCGAGCTTAAAAGAACTCCTTTTGTAAAAGATGTTGAATGGATATCTGAAAACAGAAGAAAAGAGCCGACACGGGGCAAGAAATCAAGCACAGATCACCCTCCGATTCATCCTGCAGGTGCGGCAAAGCCTTCACAGATGAATGAACAGGCATGGAAAGTATATGAGCTTGTTGTAAGACGTTTTCTTGCCACATTATCTCCTGATGCACGCTGGAAAACTATGAAAATTTTGTTTGACGCCGGCGGTGAAGAGTACACATCAACAGGACAGAAACTTGAAACTGAAGGTTACAGACATGTGTATACCTACAGTCAGGCAAAGGATCAAATTCTTCCTGACCTGTCAAAAGGAGAGACTCTGCCAATAAAAGAGATTGTCCTTGAGGAGAAAGAAACTCAGCCGCCGCCACGCTACTCACAAAGCAGGCTGATTCAGCAGATGGAAGAACTTGGCCTTGGTACTAAATCAACACGCCACGATGTTATCGGAAAACTTGTTTCAAGACGCTATGTTGAAGAATCTCCTCTAAAACCGACACTTGTCGGAAAGGCAGTTACAGATACTCTTGAGGAGTTTGCAGCACACATAACAAAACCGGATATGACCCAGACTCTTGAGTCTCATATGGAAGACATAAAAAAGGGTACGAGAAGCAAGGAAATCGTTGTCGAAGAGTCAAAAAAGATGCTTCATGAAATATTCGATGAACTTGAAGCAAACGAAGAAAACATAGGCAACGAGATCATGGACAGGACAGCCGAAGAGCGTATAATTGGCAAATGCCCTGTCTGTGGACACAGCCTTATGATCAGAAGCTCAAAAGGAATGGCTCAGTTTATAGGCTGTACTGCATATCCGGACTGCTCGTTTAACATTGGTCTTCCATCTGCCCAGTGGGGAAAGGCAATAAAAGAAGACAATGTCTGTGAAACACATGGTTTGAATTATGTAAGACTGATTCGGAAAGGTTCAAGGCCATGGGATATAGGATGTCCTCTTTGCAACCATATCAGCTCAAATCTGGAGTCTTTAAGGCTGATGCCGAGTATCACAGAAAAGTTAATCGATAAACTTCATTCTGTCCATATCTATTCTGTTTATGAAATTGCAAATATGGATAAATCCATTCTTGAAGAAAAACTTGAAATAAACTCGCAAATTTCTGAAATGCTTAAAAAAGATGCAGAAGACATTCTTGAACTTTTAAGAAAAAGATCAGAGCTTAGAAAATTTGTAAGGAAAATAATTCCGCCAAGAAAAGGAAGAAGCCATGCAAAAGTCCTAAACGCTGTCATTGATTCTGGAATCAATAGTATAGAAGATCTTTCAAAATCAAACGAAAAAATTCTTTTAAAGATGCATTTAAGCGAGCAGGAGGCAGAAACACTGCTTTATGAGGCAAAGAGCGTCACAAACAAAGAGCTTTTAAGAAATTATGGTGTTCCGGCGGTAAGTCTTAAAAAATACTTTGAAGCAGGCTTTATCTCACCTGATGATTTCTGCAATATTCATCCCGCTTATCTAAGCCTAAAGACCGGACTAAATATTGAAACTGTCTTCAAACATGTTAATTTGGTCTGTTCAAATATGGGAGTCAAAACTCCTGAAAAAATTAGCAAAAAAGCATTTGAAAGTGGTAAAGAAGAACTTCTTTCTATCAATGGAATCGGTGAATCAATGATTGAAAAGCTTTTTTTCGCTGGAATTACAGACATTAATATGCTGAAAAATGCTGATTCTTCTGTTCTGACACAAAAAACAGGATTGTCAGAGGAAAAAATACAAAAAATTCAGGCAGAATGCTAA